The Nitrosomonas sp. PY1 genomic sequence AACGCCACAGTACACAGGAAACACAAAATTATCTGCGCGGTCATTCAGAATCCAACCGCAGCCAATATGTCGGCCATGTAACTGGGTTTGACAATGACAGCGGATTAGCCGAAGTATTGGTTAAAAATCGCTTTCAAATTGGAGATCGGCTGGAAATCATTCACCCCAGCGGAAACGAAATCATAGAGCTATCACACATGCTCGATTCAAAAGGCCAATCAGTACAAGTTGCACCGGGCAGCGGTCATCGGGTGCAAATTCCATTTACAAAAAATATTAAAAATGCATTTGTAGTTAGATTTTTCTAAAAAATAAAACTTTACACTGTACTCACATTGCATGTCTTGTATAATTTTCCCACGAAAACTCATTCGTAAAAAACTATAACGATAACTTCAACCTAAAATTTGCTACTTTAATAGGGATATTTGTGATTTGATTTTGTCTTATCTGTAAATTAACCGCAGATATTCAAAGTAATAATAACATCACTTACTCTTCAAATTCAGTACTCATGAATCGACTTCGCATTCTATGATTCTGATATCACAAAGGAATTCAACTATGGCTTCAAATCAATTGTTCACATTTAAGAACGCCTGCTTCTTGACTCAAAAATATTTCGTAACATTCACAATAGCAATTTTATCTGCGTTATCCCTATCCACCGAAATACAAGCTGCGGTACCTGCTGGATTTACGCAAACCAATATCATCAATAACCTCAATAATCCAACACGGATGGCAATTGCACCCGATGGCCGTATTTTTATTACCGAACAAGCCGGGCGCATCAAAATTGTGGAAAGAGGTCAATTGCAGGTACAACCATTTCTAAATATCGCTACACGCGTTGATAGCCAAGGAGAACGCGGATTACTAGGAATTGCTTTTGATCCAAATTTCTTGGTAAACCAATGGGTCTACGTTTATTACACCAGCAAGTATCCGACTATCCATAATCGCGTCAGCCGCTTTAAAGCCAATGGCGACACAGCGCTATCCGGCAGTGAAGATGTATTACTCGACATTCAACCATCCGGCTCTCAGACAAAACACAATGGTGGTGCAATTGGTTTTGGAACAGATGGGAAGCTCTATATTGCGGTAGGTGATGGAGACGTTCGCAGTAATGCACAATCTTTATCAAACTTAAAAGGTAAAATACTGCGCATTAATAAAGATGGCAGTATACCGAGCGACAATCCATTTTATCAAAGCACCGTTGGTGTCAATCGCGCCATTTGGGCAAGAGGATTACGTAATCCTTATAGTTTTGATGTACAACCCGGCTCCGGACGCATTTATGCCAACGATGTCGGAGCAAGTGCCTGGGAAGAAGTCAACCAGATCATCAAGGGCGCAAATTACGGCTGGCCAATCGTTGAAGGGAAAAGTAGCGATACACGATTTCGTAATCCCATTCTCGCATACCAGCATAATAATACTGCGCCTTGCTACGCAATTGTCGGCAGCGCGTTTTACAATCCAATCAATGATCGATTTCCAAGAGATTATGTAGGTGATTACTTCTATGGCGATTTCTGCGGTGGTTGGATTCGCCGCTATGATATTGCAACGAAAACATCCTCTTCTTTTGCTTCCGGGCTGGGGATGATTGTCGATATTCAAGTATCTCCTGACGGAAACATGTATGTTCTAAGAAAAGAAAACGGAATCATACAGATACGTTCAGGAAATTAGCATGGCGACTTAAAAACACGCGTTATCCTGGAACTCAATGAATACTCAAATAAAATGCGCATCATTCAATACAACTTACAACTCCCATTGCACCGCAAGTAATAATCACCGGGATAACGCCAATTTTAAACCGCACTAAAGCCAACGATCCAACGTCTTTCTACCAAGTTCCTGGTGCAGGATCGCAATTTGGCTAGAGAGACCGCCAAAGTTGATAAACCCCAATTTCAACCAATATCCAAAAGTTTCATGAAATGAAACGGGTTGCGGATATAATTTGGGCAATTGTGTTTTACGCACGACAAACCGCCACCCGATACAGCGACACTCGAATTTCAAGTGTCTTTTAAAGAATTAGAAAAATGTAAGTTTTTGAGCGCAACTACATTACCAGGAAACAGCTCAAAAGAACCAATCACAACCCATAAAGTAGCTTATCTGGATAGCAAATAAACTCTACTAGCCAGATAAGAATAATCATAATTTGTCATTTAATAGCCCGAATCCATTGGCCTACTTGGATTCAACATTCTTTGTTGGCTATTGGCCGGAGGCGGACTGTTTATATTCAACCGATTAGTTTGCGCGGGCATGCTTGAGGCGGATGGATTGGCCGGACTCATCATGGGTATTTCCTCACGAGGTTTTGCGGGTGCATCTTCCGCTGTCTTAGCCTGTGCGTCATCAGGATTGGATGGAGAAACACCTGCACCGCTCTTGTTGCGACTGATTAAAGTCGAATCAGATTTTTCGGTTTGCCCGATATTTTTCTTGTCATCCGTAACATGTTTTGGTACAGGTGGCAGCGGATTGGCCAATAATGATGTGCCAAATAATCCTAGAAGCAAACAACCGATAATACGCAGAAAATGGCTTTTACTTTTAAATCTATCCATATCAATACTCCTTTAATAATAGATATCACAAACAAGACCATGGCTTTACTGCAGTCATACATTTATAAGCATAGTCTACGCGGGTAAGATTCACAATCCTTTTATAGTCACCTGATAAGAGTATCCGCGATATTGCAATTTCACTCACTGGATTATTGTTTAAACTCAACTCTGATTAAAGAAATTGAATATCCTTTCCGGCAACCAATCCAATCTGCCTGGAAATGCACCTTGTAGAAACCCAGCGTGTCCGCCTTGCTTGGGAAATTCCAGCATCACCTTGGACGATACTTCTTGCTGTTTAGGTAAGACAGAAGCTGGCATGAAAGGATCGTTGCACGCATTGATAATCAGAGTAGGTACGGTTATTTTTCCTAACCATTGCTTGCTGGCAGAAACGTGCCAATAATGATCGGTATCACGAAAACCATGTAACGGTGCCGTCACCAGGTTATCAAAATCATAAATAGTGTTACATTTCTTCAGTGCTTGACGATCAAATAACCCAGGAAATTGCTGAAGCTTATAAAAAGCTTTGCGTTTCAATGTCGCTAGGAAATGCCTCGTATATACTTGATTAAAGCCGTTATCCAATGCAGCCCCCGCCGCTGCCAAATCGAGTGGAACAGAAATGGCAGCCACACGTGAAACCAGGTTGTTTGCTTGTTGGTTCTGCTCCCCCAACCATTTTAATAATGCATTGCCGCCCAATGATACTCCCACAACAAACAACGGTTGCGAAGATCGACTCTTCACACGTTGTAGCATTTGCTCGATTTCTGCAGAATCACCAGCATGGTATGCACGCGCTAACCGGTTAGGTGTTCCAGAACAACCACGAAAGTGAATCACCACAGCAGACCAACGATGCTTCACCAAGGTATTGATAGCACTAATAATATAGTGACTGGAAGAATTGCCTTCCAAACCGTGAAAAAAAACCACCAAAGGAGAATGAGCAGTACCATCGACCCAATCCACATCGACGAAATCGCCATCATCCAACTCCCAACGCTCCCGCCGATATTGAAACAGTCTCGCCGGCTTAAAAATGTAAGGATAGATAGTTTGTAGATTCCCTCCAGGCAACCAAATCGGAGACGAATAAGTAGAAACAGCGCGTAATCCTGGCATCGTTCAAAACGATAGAATCGACTTTTGATAGAACTGGGTAATTTGTCTGAGCACGAAAATGGCTTACACGAGCAAGAAAAAAGGAAAACGAATATTGATCAATCGAAACTTAATCGCTTTTCACGATCAACTTCCACAAGTTGGCCGTCATCCTAGAATCCAGCTCATACAGCATTTCTTGAAGTCAATCAATCTACGATTGATTGACTATCCTCTCTATCGACACTTCTCAGATCTAGCTTTGAAATATTACACAGATATCTACGCCTCTAACAACGGACTAATTGGATACTCTAAAGCTTCTTTCATCGCCACCAAGGCCAGCACAGCTTCTCGACCATCGATGATGCGATGATCGTAGGAAAGTGCTAGATAATTCATTGGTCGGACAACAATTTGACCATTTTCCACAACGGGTCGATCTTTGGTGGCATGAATACCGAGAATCGCACTTTGTGGCGGATTAATGATTGGCGTTGACAGCATCGAACCAAATACACCGCCATTAGTGATCGAGAAAGTACCACCACTCAGTTCTTCCAGCGTGAGCTTACCTTCCTGTGCGCGCTTAGCAAAGTCTGCTATTTGTTTTTCAATCTCTGCTAATGTCAACTGATCGGCATTACGAATCACTGGAACCACCAATCCACGAGAACTTCCCACTGCAATGCCTATATCATAGTAATCGTGATAAATAATATCGTTACCATCAACGGAGGCATTAACAATAGGAAATTTCTTCAATGCCGCAACAACTGCCTTTACAAAGAATGACGTGAAACCTAGCTTGACACCATATTCTTTCTCAAATTCCAGTTTATAGCGTGCGCGCAGATTCATCACAGCCTGCATATTAACTTCATTAAAGGTCGTTAAAATCGCCGCTGTCGATTGTGATTGCACTAATCGTTGCGCAATCGTTTGACGTAAACGAGACATCGGTACCCGACGTTCTTTCCGAGAATCACTCGGTGGCAACTGATTCGCATCGGTAGATTGTTGCGGCAAGAATACTTCTGATTTCGCCTGTGATTGCGGTGGCGTTGCTCGCGCAACCTGTTCGGTAGTATTCGTTGCTTGCTTATCGACCAAAGCCTGCACATCTTCTTTTAGAATACGCCCCCCTAATCCTGTGCCTTTGATGTTAGCAATATCGGAAGGGTTCAAACGATAATCATCCGCCAATTTACGCGCAGCAGGCATCAATAGAGACTCCGTTTGCGATTCCTGAGATGCGGTAATCGTCTTATCAGCAGATGCTGCAGATTCTTTGGGCTGAATGTCCATAATCGGCTTGGTTTCTTCCGACTCTTTATCTTGTGCCTCTTCGACCGCAGCGTCCGTATCAATCACTGCGATCACTTCGCCACTGGTAACGGTCGAACCATCAGGCTTTCGAATTTCTTTCAGCACGCCAGCGTTAGGCGCAGGCATTTCCATCACAATTTTATCGGTTTCGATATCGATCAAATTTTCCGAGCGTTTAACCGATTCACCAATTTTTTTATGCCAAGCTACCAAAGTAGCTTCAGCAACGGATTCTGATAACACAGGTACTTTCACTTCGACGAGCATAATTTTTCCTTTGACTAAATTTTGTCTCTGAAAGCCGCTTCTATCAACTCATTTTGGGTAAATTTATGCCTGGCTGCATAACCCACTGCCGGCGACGCGGCTGACACACGCAAAGCATAATCCAATATTTGATTAGGCCACATATGCCGCAACAGATAATGTTGGATTCTATGCCAAGCGCCTTGATTGCCGGGCTCCTCTTGACACCATATCACTTCTTTCGCATTTTTGTAGCGATCAATCTCGGCCTGAAACTCTTGATGCGGAAATGGATATAATTGCTCCAGGCGAATAATCACCATATTGGTGATATTCTTCTCTTTCCTGTAATTGATTAATTCATAGTAAATTTTTCCACTACAAACAATGATACGCCTAATTTTTTTAGCATCCAGATCATCCACCTCAGAAATTACTGGATAAAATTGCCCCTGAGCCAAATCTTCCAAACGCGATGTGGATTCCTTAAGTCGCAACATACTTTTTGGACTCATGATAATCAGCGGTTTACGTAATGGACGAATGACTTGCCTGCGTAACACATGAAACATTTGCGCGGGCGTAGAAGGAATACAAATCTGAATATTATAATCCGCGCAAAGCTGTAAGAATCGCTCAAGCCGGGCGGAAGAATGTTCAGGACCCATTCCTTCATAGCCATGTGGCAACATCATCACCAACCCACACAAACGCCCCCACTTAGCCTCACCGGAAGCAATAAATTGGTCAATAACGACTTGCGCACCATTGACGAAATCGCCAAATTGCGCTTCCCATATGACTAATTCATTGGGTTGCGTTGTAGCATAACCGTATTCAAAACCAAGCACGGCTTCTTCGGATAACATTGAATCGATAACCACGAAATCAGCCTGCTGAGGATCAATATGGCATAACGGTACATAAATTCGCTCACCTTGATCCGTAACAACTTGATCACGTATCACCGCATGGCGATGAAAAAAAGTACCACGTCCAGAATCCTGTCCGGTTAACCGAACACCATGGCCTTCCTGCAATAGAGAGGCATAAGCTAAATTTTCCGCCATACCCCAATCAACCAATAGCTTTCCTTCGCCCATCGCACGGCGATCCGTCATAATTTTCTCAACGCGCGAGTGCAACTTGAAATCAGCAGGAACATCCGTTAAACGCTTGGCAAGCTTCTTTAGCGTCGCAAGCGAAATACCCGTTTTAATACTTTTGTTCCACTTAACCGGCTTTAAAAAGGGAGCCCACGCGCTGGTCGCTTTATGATCATAATAATGAACACTTTTATTGGGATTCGTCCCCGCGTCCATAGCTGTACGGTAGGCCTCAATCATAGCATCGGCATCTTCCTTACTGATGATACTTGCCGCAACCAATTTATCAATATACAACCTCATTGTACCGGGATGCTTATTGATGATTTGATACATACGCGGTTGTGTAACCATCGGTTCGTCTTGCTCGTTATGGCCTTGACGGCGAAAACACACCAAATCGATGACCACATCCTTGTGAAAGCGCATCCGAAAATCAAATGCCAACTCTCCAACCATCAATACTGCTTCTGGATCATCGCCGTTCACATGAAAAATAGGCGCTTCAATCATTTTCGCCACATCCGTGCAATAAAATGTCGAACGGCTATCTCTTGTATCAGAAGTGGTAAACCCTATCTGGTTGTTAATAATGATATGCACCGTACCACCAGTGCCAAAACCCCGTGTTTGCGATAGATTCAGCGTTTCCATGACCACGCCCTGCCCTGCAAAAGCTGCGTCACCATGAATCAAGATCGGCATCACCTTATCGCCGACGAGATCTTTTAAAACATGTTGCCGCGCTCTCGCGGATCCTTCTACAACCGGATTGACGATTTCCAAATGCGAAGGGTTAAATGCCAAGGCTAGGCGCATCACCCCGCCTTGCGTCTGAATAGCTGAAGAAAAGCCTAGATGATACTTGACGTCACCGGATGGTAAATCGTGCGGTTGCGTTCCTTCGAACTCTTGGAATAAATTAGCTGGCATTTTCCCAAGCGTATTGACCAATACATTCAACCGAGCACGATGTGCCATACCCATGACGATCTGCTGCACACCCGAGGCCCCTGCGCGTTGAATCAAGCCATCCAACAAAGGAATTAGGCTTTCGTTACCTTCCCCTGAAAAACGTTTTTGTCCTACGTAGCGGCTGTGCAAGTAGCGTTCAAGCCCCTCTGCGGCTACCAACCGTTCTAAAATATGACGCTTATATTCATCGGAATAATTTGGAGTTGATCGCTGCCCTTCCAAACGTGCTTGTATCCATCGCTTTTGTTCCACCGAAGAAATATGCATATATTCGGTACCGATAGAATTACAGTATGTATCGCGCAGAATCTGTAGTATATCGCGCAAGGTCGCATGTTCAGGACACACTAAAGAACCGCTGTTAAATACTTTATCTAAGTCCGCTTCGGTGAAACCATAATGAACCGGATCAAGCTCTGGCACATCAACCGGCTGAACCAATCCAAGCGGATCTAACTTTGCTTGGCTTAGTCCATGATATCGATAGGCGTTAATCAGTTGCAGTACGGCAACCTGCTTACGGTCATCCGACTCAATCGGTGCAACATCAACAATTTTTGGGGATTCTTCAGTCGTTTCATCGACTGCTACCGAAGCGCCATTGCTGGGTTGCAGATTGACTTCAACACTCGCCTGATCAGCCTGCATGGTATCGAAATAATCACGCCAGATCGGCGCCACAGAATAAGGATCATGCAAATAATTATCATACAAAGCTTCGATAAAAGCAGCATTT encodes the following:
- the odhB gene encoding 2-oxoglutarate dehydrogenase complex dihydrolipoyllysine-residue succinyltransferase, which gives rise to MLVEVKVPVLSESVAEATLVAWHKKIGESVKRSENLIDIETDKIVMEMPAPNAGVLKEIRKPDGSTVTSGEVIAVIDTDAAVEEAQDKESEETKPIMDIQPKESAASADKTITASQESQTESLLMPAARKLADDYRLNPSDIANIKGTGLGGRILKEDVQALVDKQATNTTEQVARATPPQSQAKSEVFLPQQSTDANQLPPSDSRKERRVPMSRLRQTIAQRLVQSQSTAAILTTFNEVNMQAVMNLRARYKLEFEKEYGVKLGFTSFFVKAVVAALKKFPIVNASVDGNDIIYHDYYDIGIAVGSSRGLVVPVIRNADQLTLAEIEKQIADFAKRAQEGKLTLEELSGGTFSITNGGVFGSMLSTPIINPPQSAILGIHATKDRPVVENGQIVVRPMNYLALSYDHRIIDGREAVLALVAMKEALEYPISPLLEA
- a CDS encoding 2-oxoglutarate dehydrogenase E1 component, whose product is MNSSKIDQSVLYGENAAFIEALYDNYLHDPYSVAPIWRDYFDTMQADQASVEVNLQPSNGASVAVDETTEESPKIVDVAPIESDDRKQVAVLQLINAYRYHGLSQAKLDPLGLVQPVDVPELDPVHYGFTEADLDKVFNSGSLVCPEHATLRDILQILRDTYCNSIGTEYMHISSVEQKRWIQARLEGQRSTPNYSDEYKRHILERLVAAEGLERYLHSRYVGQKRFSGEGNESLIPLLDGLIQRAGASGVQQIVMGMAHRARLNVLVNTLGKMPANLFQEFEGTQPHDLPSGDVKYHLGFSSAIQTQGGVMRLALAFNPSHLEIVNPVVEGSARARQHVLKDLVGDKVMPILIHGDAAFAGQGVVMETLNLSQTRGFGTGGTVHIIINNQIGFTTSDTRDSRSTFYCTDVAKMIEAPIFHVNGDDPEAVLMVGELAFDFRMRFHKDVVIDLVCFRRQGHNEQDEPMVTQPRMYQIINKHPGTMRLYIDKLVAASIISKEDADAMIEAYRTAMDAGTNPNKSVHYYDHKATSAWAPFLKPVKWNKSIKTGISLATLKKLAKRLTDVPADFKLHSRVEKIMTDRRAMGEGKLLVDWGMAENLAYASLLQEGHGVRLTGQDSGRGTFFHRHAVIRDQVVTDQGERIYVPLCHIDPQQADFVVIDSMLSEEAVLGFEYGYATTQPNELVIWEAQFGDFVNGAQVVIDQFIASGEAKWGRLCGLVMMLPHGYEGMGPEHSSARLERFLQLCADYNIQICIPSTPAQMFHVLRRQVIRPLRKPLIIMSPKSMLRLKESTSRLEDLAQGQFYPVISEVDDLDAKKIRRIIVCSGKIYYELINYRKEKNITNMVIIRLEQLYPFPHQEFQAEIDRYKNAKEVIWCQEEPGNQGAWHRIQHYLLRHMWPNQILDYALRVSAASPAVGYAARHKFTQNELIEAAFRDKI
- a CDS encoding sorbosone dehydrogenase family protein, producing MASNQLFTFKNACFLTQKYFVTFTIAILSALSLSTEIQAAVPAGFTQTNIINNLNNPTRMAIAPDGRIFITEQAGRIKIVERGQLQVQPFLNIATRVDSQGERGLLGIAFDPNFLVNQWVYVYYTSKYPTIHNRVSRFKANGDTALSGSEDVLLDIQPSGSQTKHNGGAIGFGTDGKLYIAVGDGDVRSNAQSLSNLKGKILRINKDGSIPSDNPFYQSTVGVNRAIWARGLRNPYSFDVQPGSGRIYANDVGASAWEEVNQIIKGANYGWPIVEGKSSDTRFRNPILAYQHNNTAPCYAIVGSAFYNPINDRFPRDYVGDYFYGDFCGGWIRRYDIATKTSSSFASGLGMIVDIQVSPDGNMYVLRKENGIIQIRSGN
- a CDS encoding YheT family hydrolase gives rise to the protein MPGLRAVSTYSSPIWLPGGNLQTIYPYIFKPARLFQYRRERWELDDGDFVDVDWVDGTAHSPLVVFFHGLEGNSSSHYIISAINTLVKHRWSAVVIHFRGCSGTPNRLARAYHAGDSAEIEQMLQRVKSRSSQPLFVVGVSLGGNALLKWLGEQNQQANNLVSRVAAISVPLDLAAAGAALDNGFNQVYTRHFLATLKRKAFYKLQQFPGLFDRQALKKCNTIYDFDNLVTAPLHGFRDTDHYWHVSASKQWLGKITVPTLIINACNDPFMPASVLPKQQEVSSKVMLEFPKQGGHAGFLQGAFPGRLDWLPERIFNFFNQS